In a genomic window of Carassius gibelio isolate Cgi1373 ecotype wild population from Czech Republic chromosome A3, carGib1.2-hapl.c, whole genome shotgun sequence:
- the LOC127956637 gene encoding ecto-ADP-ribosyltransferase 5-like isoform X2: MLLIIEALLLILAALGQDHRAPAATRKIYTLDMAPNSVDDQHNGCRAKMGYLVTTKFLRKEIKKSTAFKKTWLRGEYKVKDPEDNLKVIHSVAIYVYTSKNFVVYRKFNNAVRSEKQKYKDGTFSWYSLYFLLTDATQILKKTQPKCYLTYRGTRVKFAKDVVNKEIRFGSFTSSSFDKAVARRFRPRSCFEIETCKGVNVIKYSKYPKQKEVLIPPNEKFKVTAVKTKGQKGAWCDTVFTLKSTGTVSYLNCGAGVKLVKDRAKL; the protein is encoded by the exons ATGCTGCTGATCATTGAAGCTCTTCTTCTCATTTTAGCTGCTCTAGGACAG GATCATAGAGCACCTGCTGCCACAAGAAAGATTTACACATTGGATATGGCACCAAATTCTGTTGATGACCAACATAACGGCTGCAGAGCGAAAATGGGATATTTGGTGACAACAAAATTTCTGCGGAAGGAAATCAAAAAATCTACTGCATTTAAAAAGACTTGGCTTCGTGGTGAATATAAAGTCAAGGATCCAGAGGATAATTTGAAAGTGATTCATTCAGTAGCAATTTATGTGTACACTAGCAAAAATTTTGTTGTATATCGAAAGTTCAACAACGCTGTCCGTAGTGAGAAACAAAAGTACAAAGACGGTACATTCTCATGGTATTCACTTTACTTTTTGTTAACAGATGCAACACAGATTCTGAAGAAAACACAACCTAAATGCTATTTAACATATCGTGGTACTAGAGTTAAATTTGCTAAGGATGTTGTGAACAAAGAGATTCGTTTCGGCTCATTTACATCCTCCTCTTTTGATAAAGCAGTAGCAAGGCGTTTCAGACCTAGATCTTGTTTTGAAATTGAAACTTGTAAAG GTGTTAATGTGATAAAATACTCTAAGTATCCTAAACAGAAAGAAGTGTTGATTCCTCCGAATGAGAAGTTTAAAGTCACTGCTGTCAAGACGAAAGGGCAGAAAGGAGCCTGGTGTGACACTGTGTTCACTCTGAAAAGCACTGGAACAGTAAGTTACCTGAACTGTGGTGCTGGTGTAAAACTAGTTAAAGACAGGGCCAAACTTTAA
- the LOC127956637 gene encoding NAD(P)(+)--arginine ADP-ribosyltransferase 2-like isoform X1, producing the protein MLLIIEALLLILAALGQDHRAPAATRKIYTLDMAPNSVDDQHNGCRAKMGYLVTTKFLRKEIKKSTAFKKTWLRGEYKVKDPEDNLKVIHSVAIYVYTSKNFVVYRKFNNAVRSEKQKYKDGTFSWYSLYFLLTDATQILKKTQPKCYLTYRGTRVKFAKDVVNKEIRFGSFTSSSFDKAVARRFRPRSCFEIETCKGVNVIKYSKYPKQKEVLIPPYEKFKVTAVKTKGQKGAWCDTVFILESTGTVSYLNCVVDVKLVKDRAKL; encoded by the exons ATGCTGCTGATCATTGAAGCTCTTCTTCTCATTTTAGCTGCTCTAGGACAG GATCATAGAGCACCTGCTGCCACAAGAAAGATTTACACATTGGATATGGCACCAAATTCTGTTGATGACCAACATAACGGCTGCAGAGCGAAAATGGGATATTTGGTGACAACAAAATTTCTGCGGAAGGAAATCAAAAAATCTACTGCATTTAAAAAGACTTGGCTTCGTGGTGAATATAAAGTCAAGGATCCAGAGGATAATTTGAAAGTGATTCATTCAGTAGCAATTTATGTGTACACTAGCAAAAATTTTGTTGTATATCGAAAGTTCAACAACGCTGTCCGTAGTGAGAAACAAAAGTACAAAGACGGTACATTCTCATGGTATTCACTTTACTTTTTGTTAACAGATGCAACACAGATTCTGAAGAAAACACAACCTAAATGCTATTTAACATATCGTGGTACTAGAGTTAAATTTGCTAAGGATGTTGTGAACAAAGAGATTCGTTTCGGCTCATTTACATCCTCCTCTTTTGATAAAGCAGTAGCAAGGCGTTTCAGACCTAGATCTTGTTTTGAAATTGAAACTTGTAAAGGTGTTAATGTGATAAAATACTCTAAGTATCCTAAACAGAAAGAGGTGTTGATTCCTCCGTATGAGAAGTTTAAAGTCACTGCTGTCAAGACGAAAGGGCAGAAAGGAGCCTGGTGTGACACTGTGTTCATTCTGGAAAGCACTGGAACAGTAAGTTACCTGAACTGTGTTGTTGATGTAAAACTAGTTAAAGACAGGGCCAAACTTTAA
- the LOC127956649 gene encoding NAD(P)(+)--arginine ADP-ribosyltransferase 2, with amino-acid sequence MLLIIEALLLILAALGLDHRETAAAREIYTLDMARNSVDDQYFGCTAKMAYLVKTKFLQMEINKCTEFKNTWLDGEYKAKNPEDNLKLFHSVAIFVYTSNNSVVYRNFNNAVRSEKQKYKAGTFSWYSLYFLLTDATKILKKTQPKCYLTYRGTRVELAKNVVNKQIRFGSFTSSSFDQAVASGFRPRSCFEIITCKGVSVIKYSKYPEQKEVLIPPYEKFKVTAVKTKGQKGAWCDTVFTLKSTGTVSYLNCGAGVKLVKDRDKL; translated from the exons ATGCTGCTGATCATTGAAGCTCTTCTTCTCATTTTAGCTGCTCTAGGACTG GATCATAGAGAAACTGCTGCCGCAAGAGAGATTTACACATTGGATATGGCACGGAATTCTGTTGATGACCAATATTTCGGCTGCACAGCGAAAATGGCATACTTGGTGAAAACAAAATTTCTGCAGATGGAAATCAATAAATGTACAGAATTTAAAAACACTTGGCTTGATGGTGAATATAAAGCCAAGAATCCAGAGGATAATTtgaaactgtttcattcagttgcCATTTTTGTGTACACTAGCAATAATTCTGTTGTATATCGAAATTTCAACAACGCTGTCCGTAGTGAGAAACAAAAGTACAAAGCTGGTACATTCTCATGGTATTCACTTTACTTTTTGTTAACAGACGCAACAAAGATTCTGAAGAAAACACAACCTAAATGCTATTTAACATATCGTGGTACTAGAGTTGAACTTGCTAAGAATGTTGTGAACAAACAGATTCGTTTCGGCTCATTTACATCTTCCTCTTTTGATCAAGCAGTAGCAAGTGGTTTCAGACCTAGATCTTGTTTTGAAATTATAACTTGTAAAGGTGTTTCTGTGATAAAATACTCTAAATATCCTGAACAGAAAGAGGTATTGATTCCTCCGTATGAGAAGTTTAAAGTCACTGCTGTCAAGACGAAAGGGCAGAAAGGAGCCTGGTGTGACACTGTGTTCACTCTGAAAAGCACTGGAACAGTAAGTTACCTGAACTGTGGTGCTGGTGTAAAACTAGTTAAAGACAGGGACAAACTTTAA